A genomic segment from Cytophagales bacterium encodes:
- the tuf gene encoding elongation factor Tu translates to MAKEKFKRDKPHVNIGTIGHVDHGKTTLTAAITLVLSKKGLAEAKDFDSIDNAPEEKERGITINTSHVEYQTEKRHYAHVDCPGHADYVKNMVTGAAQMDGAVLVVAATDGPMPQTHEHILLARQVGVPAIVVFMNKVDMVDDEEMIDLVEMEIRELLTKYEYDGDKIPLIKGSALKALNGDAEGVKSVEELMKAIDESIPVPPRPVDKPFLMPVEDVFSITGRGTVATGRIERGVIHSGDNVDIIGMGAENLKSTVTGVEMFRKILDDGQAGDNVGLLLRGIEKTDIKRGMVVCAPKSVTPHTEFKSEVYVLKKDEGGRHTPFFNKYRPQFFFRTTDVTGEIFLPDKVEMVMPGDNISLNVKLINPIAMEKGLSFAIREGGRTVGAGKVTEIVK, encoded by the coding sequence ATGGCAAAAGAAAAATTTAAAAGAGACAAACCGCATGTCAACATTGGCACGATTGGCCACGTTGACCACGGCAAGACCACATTAACAGCAGCGATTACGCTTGTTCTATCAAAAAAGGGTCTTGCAGAAGCAAAAGATTTCGATTCAATTGATAATGCTCCTGAAGAAAAAGAACGGGGTATTACCATTAACACGAGTCACGTTGAGTACCAAACAGAAAAACGCCATTATGCACACGTTGATTGTCCTGGTCATGCCGATTATGTGAAAAACATGGTAACAGGCGCTGCACAGATGGATGGCGCTGTCCTGGTTGTTGCGGCAACCGATGGACCTATGCCTCAGACTCATGAGCACATTTTGCTGGCACGTCAGGTAGGTGTACCTGCAATTGTTGTATTCATGAACAAAGTGGATATGGTTGACGATGAGGAAATGATAGACCTGGTAGAAATGGAAATTCGTGAGCTATTAACCAAATATGAATATGACGGTGATAAAATACCCTTAATCAAGGGTTCTGCACTTAAAGCCTTAAATGGTGATGCAGAGGGGGTTAAATCTGTTGAAGAGCTCATGAAAGCTATTGATGAATCTATTCCCGTTCCTCCGAGACCTGTAGATAAACCTTTTTTGATGCCGGTTGAAGACGTTTTTTCCATTACCGGACGTGGTACAGTAGCCACCGGAAGGATCGAGAGAGGTGTTATCCATTCAGGTGACAATGTTGACATTATCGGTATGGGCGCAGAGAATTTAAAATCAACTGTGACAGGTGTTGAGATGTTTAGAAAAATATTAGATGACGGACAAGCAGGTGACAATGTAGGATTATTATTGAGGGGAATCGAAAAAACCGATATTAAAAGAGGTATGGTTGTCTGTGCTCCCAAATCAGTTACACCTCACACTGAATTCAAAAGTGAAGTGTATGTATTGAAAAAAGATGAAGGCGGCAGGCATACTCCATTTTTTAATAAATACCGTCCCCAATTTTTTTTCAGAACTACTGATGTGACCGGAGAAATATTTCTTCCTGATAAAGTTGAGATGGTTATGCCTGGTGATAATATTTCGCTCAATGTGAAACTTATCAACCCCATTGCAATGGAAAAAGGCTTAAGCTTTGCCATTCGTGAAGGAGGCAGAACCGTAGGTGCAGGTAAGGTTACAGAAATTGTAAAATAA
- a CDS encoding SDR family oxidoreductase — MYKTKYHSKDLTRFSFLITGGAGFIGSNLVEYLVLYGAGKVRVLDNLSTGFYKNIEFFKDHTSYEFINGDIRDPETCRKACKDIDVVFHQAALGSVPRSIKDPISTNSVNIDGFLNMLVAARDNKVERFIYAASSSTYGDSEKLPKVEEVIGKPLSPYAVTKLTNELYAGVFANDLKTIGLRYFNIFGPKQDPKGAYAAVVPIFINAVINNKSPEIFGDGGQTRDFTFIENAVQGNMKAAFTENEQAFNQVFNIAAGKKTSVNQLFQLICKQVNSLNLRGTGDTDNLKPIYRAERPGDVRHSLADISKAEKTLGYKPAFSLERGTKITLEWFINNQEFIKRK; from the coding sequence ATGTACAAAACAAAATATCACTCCAAAGACCTCACCCGGTTTTCTTTCCTGATAACCGGTGGCGCTGGGTTTATAGGGTCTAATCTTGTAGAATATCTCGTATTATACGGAGCAGGCAAGGTAAGGGTGTTGGATAATCTTTCTACTGGTTTTTATAAAAACATTGAATTTTTTAAAGATCACACTTCTTATGAATTTATCAATGGAGATATCAGAGATCCGGAAACGTGCAGAAAGGCTTGCAAGGATATTGATGTGGTTTTTCACCAGGCTGCTTTAGGTTCTGTGCCAAGAAGCATCAAAGACCCTATAAGTACCAATTCAGTAAATATTGATGGGTTCTTAAACATGTTGGTTGCTGCCCGTGATAATAAAGTGGAAAGATTTATCTATGCAGCATCTTCTTCAACATATGGCGACAGCGAAAAGCTGCCTAAAGTTGAGGAAGTCATCGGAAAACCATTATCACCTTATGCAGTAACCAAATTAACCAATGAACTTTATGCCGGTGTGTTTGCTAATGACCTCAAAACAATAGGATTACGCTATTTTAACATCTTTGGTCCGAAACAGGATCCAAAAGGAGCTTATGCCGCTGTAGTACCAATATTTATCAATGCGGTCATAAATAATAAATCGCCTGAAATATTTGGTGATGGCGGGCAAACAAGAGATTTTACATTCATTGAGAATGCCGTACAGGGCAACATGAAGGCAGCATTTACAGAGAATGAGCAGGCTTTTAACCAGGTATTTAATATTGCGGCTGGTAAAAAAACCTCTGTAAATCAATTATTCCAACTTATTTGTAAACAGGTTAATTCTTTGAATTTACGAGGTACCGGTGATACAGATAACCTAAAACCAATTTACCGCGCAGAAAGACCCGGAGATGTCAGGCACAGCCTGGCAGATATTTCTAAAGCTGAGAAGACCCTGGGTTATAAACCGGCCTTTAGCTTAGAGAGAGGTACTAAAATAACGCTGGAATGGTTTATAAACAATCAGGAATTTATTAAAAGAAAATGA